The Hydrogenophaga crocea genome contains a region encoding:
- a CDS encoding Fis family transcriptional regulator — translation MSNKKHPSGNPLDACVRDSLQAYFRDLDGTEPANLHDMLVRAVERPLLEVVMEQAQHNQSRAAQWLGLNRNTLRKKLLEHGLID, via the coding sequence ATGAGCAACAAGAAGCACCCCTCGGGCAACCCGCTGGACGCCTGCGTCCGCGACAGCCTGCAAGCCTATTTCCGTGACCTCGACGGCACCGAGCCCGCGAACCTGCACGACATGCTGGTGCGCGCGGTCGAGCGCCCGCTGCTCGAGGTGGTGATGGAGCAGGCGCAGCACAACCAGTCGCGCGCCGCGCAATGGCTGGGCCTCAACCGCAACACGCTGCGCAAGAAGCTGCTCGAGCACGGCCTGATCGACTGA